A stretch of Acropora muricata isolate sample 2 chromosome 7, ASM3666990v1, whole genome shotgun sequence DNA encodes these proteins:
- the LOC136922956 gene encoding uncharacterized protein: MIHVGWSALSVGFLALCLAVSINQALSNGVEDIGGCESFQPIYGGARLHHVYQTLKVPGSIYCLRACDDDIRCQSINHVVHGEICELNNRTKEARPEDFTDDHTKVYMKKFRKRAAIGSKPELPAESCNEVKKIEKGRDGKYWLLSVIPGTPVYAYCNMTAGDVDECTASTPVCGLHFNCTNTLSSYRCECNHSSCQGLL, from the exons ATGATTCATGTTGGCTGGTCAGCTCTTAGTGTGGGTTTCTTGGCTTTGTGCCTTGCCGTTTCAATCAACCAAGCTTTGAGCAACGGTGTTGAAGACATCGGCGGGTGTGAAAGCTTTCAGCCAATCTATGGCGGAGCTCGCCTGCACCATGTCTACCAGACCCTCAAAGTTCCAGGCTCTATTTATTGCCTGCGCGCGTGTGATGATGACATTCGCTGCCAAAGCATCAATCACGTGGTCCATGGAGAAATTTGCGAGTTGAACAACCGCACAAAAGAGGCAAGGCCCGAAGATTTTACCGATGATCATACTAAAGTTTACATGAAGAAGTTCAGGAAAAGAG CTGCCATTGGTTCAAAACCTGAATTGCCTGCTGAGTCTTGTAACGAAGTGAAAAAGATTGAAAAGGGGCGTGACGGCAAATACTGGCTATTGTCTGTCATTCCAGGAACACCCGTGTATGCTTACTGTAACATGACGGCCGGCG ACGTTGACGAATGCACAGCATCGACGCCCGTCTGTGGCCTACACTTCAATTGCACCAATACACTGAGCTCCTACCGGTGCGAATGCAATCACAGCTCCTGTCAGG GTTTATTGTGA